One Gimesia chilikensis DNA segment encodes these proteins:
- a CDS encoding Flp family type IVb pilin yields the protein MLRALWKDERGFVISAELVLVLTIAVLAMIVGLSEVAVAVNTELNDVSNAIGALNQSYAYTGYAATATCDGKHKSYVAGSLFNDNADDCDLNTTCDLVTGTNAVTASESVTP from the coding sequence ATGTTGCGGGCCTTATGGAAAGATGAACGTGGATTTGTCATCTCAGCGGAACTGGTACTCGTGCTGACCATCGCTGTCCTGGCAATGATTGTGGGATTGAGTGAAGTCGCGGTCGCGGTCAACACGGAACTCAACGATGTTTCCAATGCGATTGGCGCTCTGAATCAAAGTTATGCTTATACCGGTTATGCGGCGACTGCCACTTGTGACGGTAAACACAAAAGCTATGTTGCAGGTTCCCTGTTCAATGACAATGCAGATGACTGCGATTTGAACACGACCTGTGATCTGGTGACCGGCACCAATGCAGTGACGGCTTCCGAAAGCGTCACACCCTGA
- a CDS encoding nucleotidyltransferase family protein, whose translation MTPRRLFAVIPAAGHSRRMGTHKLLLSLGGETVIQRLIHGLATPWITRTVIVARGGDEALAEHLAGEDVELVQPEVDPSDMKASVQAGLEWIETHYAPTEEDSWLLIPADHPVLKRTLVERLCEVWSQSDARILIPSFEGKKGHPAFFRWSVAQEVFQLGATQGINALWKEGSAAPVLWECDDPEILIDLDTPADLEAVRARYASDFE comes from the coding sequence ATGACACCACGCAGACTGTTTGCGGTCATTCCTGCCGCGGGACACAGCCGGCGGATGGGTACGCATAAGCTGCTGCTCTCCCTGGGCGGAGAGACGGTCATTCAGCGGTTGATCCACGGATTGGCGACTCCCTGGATCACCCGCACGGTCATCGTGGCCCGCGGTGGAGATGAGGCGCTGGCGGAACACCTCGCAGGAGAAGATGTGGAACTGGTGCAACCGGAGGTCGATCCGTCGGATATGAAAGCCAGTGTGCAGGCGGGACTAGAGTGGATTGAAACGCACTATGCACCCACAGAAGAGGACAGCTGGCTGCTCATTCCCGCCGACCATCCGGTGCTTAAACGGACGCTGGTTGAGCGGCTGTGCGAAGTCTGGTCGCAGAGTGATGCGCGGATTCTGATTCCTTCTTTTGAAGGGAAGAAAGGGCACCCCGCATTTTTTCGCTGGTCGGTCGCGCAAGAGGTCTTTCAACTGGGAGCCACGCAGGGAATCAATGCGCTCTGGAAAGAGGGGAGTGCCGCGCCGGTGCTCTGGGAATGCGACGATCCGGAGATATTAATCGACCTGGATACTCCCGCCGATCTGGAAGCGGTTCGCGCGCGTTATGCGTCCGATTTTGAATGA